The Candidatus Scalindua japonica genomic interval ATGCACAGTTAAATTGAGGGCTTTTCAGGATGCAAATTACATTCTTTGATTTTGTTGTAGACAGTCCTTCGGGATAAACCCAATAATTTAGCGGTAGTTGTCTTGTTCCAATTTGTTTTTTCCAATACCTGTAAAACCCGGTAACACTCTTCACTCTTTTCGTCAATAACGTGAAAAGATATTTTCTCTCTCAGTTCAATCGGAAGGTCTTTAACGGTAATGACTCCAGTATTGCAGACAACAAAGGAGTGCTCTAATGCATTCTCTAGTTCTCTGATATTTCCCGGCCACTCATATTCCATAAATATCTTATAAACGTCGTTAGATATAGTGCTAATACTCTTTTTTAACTTGTGGTTGAATTTTTCAACAAAGTTATCTACAAGTAGAGGGATATCTTCTATCCTGTCTCTCAGTGGCGGTGGAGAAAGGGTTACTACCTTCAACCTATAATAAAGATCTTCTCGGAATTTCCCCCGTCTGACTTTCTCTTTAAGGTTTTGATTAGTTGCCGTTACGATTCGCACATCTACCTTAACTGGCGTTGAGTCACCAACACACTCAAATTCTTTATCCTGAATGACCCTGAGTAGTCTTTGCTGCACACCTAAAGAGACGTCACCAATTTCGTCCAGAAAGAGTGTCCCTCCATCTGCTTTCTTGAACCTGCCAATTTTATCTTTAACAGCACCGGTAAAAGCGCCTTTAGTATGTCCGAAAAGTTCACTTTCAAGAAGTGTTTCTGTCAGTGCGGAACAATCTACCTTTACAAACGGCCCGTGACTACGAATTCCGCCGTAATGCAGTGCTTCTGCTATCAGTCCTTTCCCAGTGCCACTTTCTCCGGTAATGAGTACTGTTGTATCAATATTATATAAATTCTCCATCAAGGAATAAATCCTCTGCATTTTTATACTATCGCCTGTAATCTTGAAAAAACGTTGTCGCTTTCCCATCTCCTTTTCTAAATTTGACACATGAGTTTCATCTTTAACTACCATAACGCAACCAAAGCGGCCATCTTTCTCATCTATTAGAGGATATGTATTCAGGCTTACCAACTGTCCTTGATGCTCTTTATGTTCACATTCTGTTCGATGTGTTTCTACAGGCAGCTTCTCTAAAATGGTCTTATTAATTGCCTCAATACAGTGACCACAACACAATCCTCGAATAGAATCTTCTAATGTCATACCCAGGGCATCTTCACACTCAATGCCGCAAATATTCCTGGCGCCTTCATTGATCTCAATAATCCTTAAATCCATATCAACGGCGATGATGGCATCTTTGACACTCAAAAAAATGGCTTTTAGATTGGCATGATTCCTGTTTCTTTCATCAACCAGAGTTTTATGACTTAAAGCCAGGTTGACAACACGTAACAGTCTCTCTTTTTCCAGTGGTTTTGCTATATAGTCGAATGCGCCGAGACGAACTGCTTCAGAAGCGGAATCTATACTCCGGACTCCCGTAAACATAATGACAGGACAGTTTAAGCGTTTTTCGTTAACATTTCTCAAGATATCAATGCCACTCTTTTCCTTTAAAACTATATCAGATAAAACGACATCAATGTGTTCCTTATCAATTATTTGTATCGTCTCTTCAAAACTCTCAGCCTCAAATACGTCATGTCCTTCTTTTAATAGAAATTCCTTGACGGTTATTCTAATTGATTTCTCATCATCAATTATCAGAATTTTTGCTTTCATCACTATTTTTTATTTTGTTACCGGTAGATCAATGATGATCTTAGTAAATTTTCCTTCTACGCTTTCAAGGGTCATCTTACCTCGATGGTTGTCAATTATCTTTTGACAAATACCCAAACCCAGGCCTGTTCCTATAGAACTCTGTTTATTAGTAAAAAAGGGTGTTGTGACATTACCTATTATTTCATTCGGTATTCCGATTCCATGATCATGGAATATAAAACGGACATATTCTCTGTTCTTTATTGCGATTTTTTTACCTGAAATTTCAAGTATTTTACCCACGTCTTTACCGGGATACTTTTCATTTAAGGCAAATCGCGCATTTTGCACAAGATTCAAGAAAACCTGCTGAAGCTCTTGACTATTTCCATATATTTCAGGTAAATCTTTTGAAATATTACATTTTACGATAAGATTCTCTCTTTTCAACTGTACCATCATAAGTGTTAAAGTATTATACAAAGCTTCATCAATGTGAATATCATCTTTTTTTCCAATCGTCCTCACAGATAAACAAAGAAGGTTTTTGGTTAACATTGCTATACGTCGACTTTCGTCAATAATGATATTGCTAAACTTACCTAATCTATTATTATCACCACATTCATCCATAATAAGTTGCGCGCAATTTATTATACCATTAATAGGATTGTTGATCTCATGTGATAAACCCGCTGCCATCTCTAAAACTAAAACCATCTGCTCCATTCGTATTGCTTCTACCTGGAACTTTCTTTTCTCAGTGATGTCCCTTATAATCCCCAATGTTCCAATTAATTTATTATGCTTCCTATTGTCATCTTTTTCATAATAACCCGTGGCTGTAGCTTCGCAAACTAAAAATTCAGGTATTTCGACCTCCTTGCTATTACTTCCTCCTCTCTCCAGGGCATTATATAACAACCGGATCTCCAGGTTTCTTGTCATTCGATCTTTAGTCCTTCTTTCATCAAAAAAAACCAAATTAAGTTTATTTTTATTTTTTCTGTTTTTTAGTTTTTCTAAGAAAATATCCCTGCTGAATAATTCAATATCATCGGGATGTAATATAATGTTAAAATGTTTTCCTATAAGACCTTCCGGTTCATAACCAAACATTCTGATCGAATCATTTACAAATGTAAAATATCCATCCATGTCGATTGTATAGACTATATCGGGAATGGCCTGTAAAAGGACCCTGTATTTTTCCTCGCTAAGCCTTAATGCCTTAGTCACCTCCTTACGAGCGGTGATGTCCTCCGCCACTTTAATGAAATTAGTAATAACTCCGTCAGGGCCTTTCATAGAAGTGATGGATACAGACTCCCAATAGAGTTCACCATCCTTTTTCTTATTATGAAATTCACCGTGCCATGTTCCACCGGCAGTAATAGTTTCCCAAAGTCGTTTATATTCTTCGTTTGATGTTTCACCTGATTTTAAGATGCGGGGGTTACGTCCAATTACTTCTTCCGGACGAAAACCGGTCAGTTGGGTAAATTTGGGATTAACAAATTCAATGTTACCTTTGGCGTCTATAATCATAAAAATTCCTGGACTCTCTTTTATTGCCATAGATAACTTGTTTATCTCCGCCTCAACTCGTTTGCGCTCGGTGATGTCTCGGATAATTGCCGTAGATAGCTGGGATTCGTTTCCAAGCTTTTGATCGGTAATAGATATTTCTATTGGTATTTCAACACCGTCTTTCGTGATTCCTGAAAGTTCTGTTGTTCTGCCTATTATTCTGGCCCCACCTGTCTTCAAATATTGCTCTACTCCTGTATCATACTCATTTCTATATTTTTCAGGAATAAGAGTTTTTATCGATTGTCCAATAATTTCACGTTTTGAATATCCAAAGATCCTCTCCGCTGATTTGTTCCATTCGGTAATTGTTTGATTGAGATCACAAACAATTGCGTCTTCCGCAGTTTCTATCAGATTACGATATTTTGTTTCAGATTTAATCAGCCCTTTCTCTATACATTTCAGTTCAGTAATATCAGTCATTATTAACCTGCATTGCTTCAAATTTTCATCTGAATTACATTCAAGTGTAGATGAAAGTTGCACGTAGAGTGTTGTACCGTCTCTCTTATCCATATTTAACCCAAACAATTTACATTTTTTTATTGTAAAAATATGCTTTTTATACAGATAATATTTATCCTGATCTTCTCTGTTGATGAATGATGTCAGTTGCTTTTTTATCAATAGACTTTGTTCCATTCCCAGCATCAAAGCGCCTGTTAAATTAACGTCCCGAATTACATCATCCTCACTTATTGTAAAGTATCCAACTGGAGAATTATTATAAAAATCATAATATCTATTATGGGACTCTTCAAGTTCAGCCTGATCTCTTCGAAGTTCTTCATTTTGTGTCTCAAGCTCTATCTGGTGCACCTGAAGTTCGTATGCCAGTTTACGAACTTCTTTATCTGACAGGTTCTCTGTTGGAATCATTCCCTGTTTTAGTTTTTTCTCTGCTCTTTTGCGTAGATCAGATGTTTTTTGCTGGCCATACTGTTTTTTTTATTTTCTTTATAATCTTTATGATTCATCCCTGATTCCATTTTTATCACCTTCTTTTGCTTCTTCTTTATATGAACAGTTATGTCTTAATATAGCAAA includes:
- a CDS encoding PAS domain S-box protein, which translates into the protein MIPTENLSDKEVRKLAYELQVHQIELETQNEELRRDQAELEESHNRYYDFYNNSPVGYFTISEDDVIRDVNLTGALMLGMEQSLLIKKQLTSFINREDQDKYYLYKKHIFTIKKCKLFGLNMDKRDGTTLYVQLSSTLECNSDENLKQCRLIMTDITELKCIEKGLIKSETKYRNLIETAEDAIVCDLNQTITEWNKSAERIFGYSKREIIGQSIKTLIPEKYRNEYDTGVEQYLKTGGARIIGRTTELSGITKDGVEIPIEISITDQKLGNESQLSTAIIRDITERKRVEAEINKLSMAIKESPGIFMIIDAKGNIEFVNPKFTQLTGFRPEEVIGRNPRILKSGETSNEEYKRLWETITAGGTWHGEFHNKKKDGELYWESVSITSMKGPDGVITNFIKVAEDITARKEVTKALRLSEEKYRVLLQAIPDIVYTIDMDGYFTFVNDSIRMFGYEPEGLIGKHFNIILHPDDIELFSRDIFLEKLKNRKNKNKLNLVFFDERRTKDRMTRNLEIRLLYNALERGGSNSKEVEIPEFLVCEATATGYYEKDDNRKHNKLIGTLGIIRDITEKRKFQVEAIRMEQMVLVLEMAAGLSHEINNPINGIINCAQLIMDECGDNNRLGKFSNIIIDESRRIAMLTKNLLCLSVRTIGKKDDIHIDEALYNTLTLMMVQLKRENLIVKCNISKDLPEIYGNSQELQQVFLNLVQNARFALNEKYPGKDVGKILEISGKKIAIKNREYVRFIFHDHGIGIPNEIIGNVTTPFFTNKQSSIGTGLGLGICQKIIDNHRGKMTLESVEGKFTKIIIDLPVTK
- a CDS encoding sigma-54 dependent transcriptional regulator — its product is MKAKILIIDDEKSIRITVKEFLLKEGHDVFEAESFEETIQIIDKEHIDVVLSDIVLKEKSGIDILRNVNEKRLNCPVIMFTGVRSIDSASEAVRLGAFDYIAKPLEKERLLRVVNLALSHKTLVDERNRNHANLKAIFLSVKDAIIAVDMDLRIIEINEGARNICGIECEDALGMTLEDSIRGLCCGHCIEAINKTILEKLPVETHRTECEHKEHQGQLVSLNTYPLIDEKDGRFGCVMVVKDETHVSNLEKEMGKRQRFFKITGDSIKMQRIYSLMENLYNIDTTVLITGESGTGKGLIAEALHYGGIRSHGPFVKVDCSALTETLLESELFGHTKGAFTGAVKDKIGRFKKADGGTLFLDEIGDVSLGVQQRLLRVIQDKEFECVGDSTPVKVDVRIVTATNQNLKEKVRRGKFREDLYYRLKVVTLSPPPLRDRIEDIPLLVDNFVEKFNHKLKKSISTISNDVYKIFMEYEWPGNIRELENALEHSFVVCNTGVITVKDLPIELREKISFHVIDEKSEECYRVLQVLEKTNWNKTTTAKLLGLSRRTVYNKIKECNLHPEKPSI